The Ziziphus jujuba cultivar Dongzao chromosome 1, ASM3175591v1 genome segment ATGCCGAATATGACGCTCTCATGGTTAACAAAACTTGGTCACTGGTTCCTCTTCCACCTGACAGAAAAATTATCGGTTGTAAATGGGTATTTAGAGTGAAGAAGAATTCAGATGGTACAGTTCAACGTCTTAAAGCGCGTCTAGTAGCTAAAGGGTTTCATCAGCTTCCTGGCTTCGATTTCAGAGAAACATTCAGGCCTGTGGTCAAGCCTATTACTATATGAGTTTTACTTACTGTTACTCTTGCTCAAAACTGGTCTATATGATAGCTAGACTTTAATAACACATTTTTAAATGGTGATCTCACCGAAGATGTATATACGGCTCAACCACCTGGGTATGTTTCTTCCTCTAATCCTCATTTTGTTTGTAAACTTCATAAGTCATTATATGGCTTAAAGCAGGCTCCAAGAGCCTGGTTTGAGAAACTTGGTTTAGCACTCAAAGCTTTTGGCTTTCAACAATCCTTATTTGAGAATTCTCTGTTCCTCTGCCTCAGTCATTTATTCATTAGcttatgttgatgatatcatCTTGACTGGTAATAATAAGGATGATTTGCAACTTCTGATTCATCAGCTTCATCATAAGTTTGCTCTCAAAGATTTAGgctcattaaatttttttcttagaatTGAAGTGGTTCCTACTGCTGCTGGAATTTTTTTATCACagcaaaaatatattaatgattTACTTGTTAAGGCAGCCATGCAACATGCCAAGCCCTTACCAACTCCTATGGTGGGTGATCTTCAGCTTTCAGCATCTTCTGGTGATTTTTTCTCCGATCCTCATCTTCATCAAAGCATAGTTGATGCTCTACAGTATGTCACAATTACTCGTCCTGAATTATCTTTTTCTGTTAATCGTGTGTGTCAATATATGCAAAATCCTCTTGATACACATTGGAAAGCCGTGAAAAGAATTTTACGATATTTAAAAGGTACTTCACGGTTTGGTCTTCATCTTCGCGAGtcaaaaagtttaaatattattgCTTATTCTGATGCTGATTGGGCTTCTAGCCCTGATGATGGTCACTCAAACACCAGATTATGTGTTTATCTTGGTAGTAATCTTGTTACTTGGAGTGCTAAGAAACAAAATACTGTCTCTCATTCTTCTACTGAAACTGAGTATCGTAGCTTGGCTAGTGCAACTTCAGAAATCTTATGGCTTCATTCTCTGCTGTCTGAGCTTGGCATTCCAATTGTTCATCTTCCTTTGTTATGGTGTGACAATCAAAGTGCCATAGCTCTGGCACATAATCCAGTTTTTCATCATGAAACAAAACACATTGAGATTGATCTCCACTTTCTTCGCTAAAAAGTAGCTCAACATTGCTTAGCTGTCCAGTATGTTCCTTCTGTAGATTAGGTTGCAGATGTCTTCACAAAGTCTCTTTCAGCTCCTCGTTTTCACCTGTTGCGTTCCAAGCTTACAGTGGTTGACTCCCCTGTTAGCTTGAGGGGGGATGTTACAAATAAGGATGATACAGCTCCTAAAAGATCCTAACAATTCTAACTATAGTATTTGATCAACCATCGTATCTGGTGTTTGAATTTTGTATCTGgtgtttttttgaattttgtattttaaattcaacttatccatttatatttttctatcaaTCATATGATGTATATATACAGAGGTTGTACTCATTttgtaaattattcaaaaatataataaagtctTTTATTCATCATTCAGCTTCTTAACTGAAGGCATTGGTTCATCGGTGCCTTAGGTGCAATCATCGCCAAGCACTGATCTTTTCTAAGCCCTTCACCTGATAACTCATTAAAGTAAACCGTGTGATAGAATGCTTTCATGCCCGGAATTACTTCCCAAGCGTGGTATGTGATTGAAGTTTCGAAGatgaaagataataaaaacCATGAAATCCACAAAATAGTCAATGAAATATATGAGAAAGGATGAAACAATATCGTTTATGAAGAATTACTCACATTATAccttaattcaaataaaagttTGAAGTTAATAAGCCAAATTGTTATGGTGATGAAATGAGTACATCCatgtataaataaaacaattgataatatttcaaGAATATAAAAGGATGAAATGTCACGCTCAgtccaaataatttttgaataaaattaatcAGAATCCAAGTCATTATTAAACAAGATAAGGATGAAAAGAATTTTAcaataaggaagaaaaaaaatttacaagtttaAAAATTCTCCTATAAGATATACCCCAATTCATAAACGACTCTATGGATGGTTTAATCCTTTTGGGATTAGGAGTCTAAGTTATAATCAAACATAAAAGGTCCAACAACCTCTATATAAGCTTTATTCCTTCATCAGAATAAGGCATGCCGTTCTCAACTTACACTGAGCATTAGAATACTTCAAACACCATTATCTGACTTAAACATTGAAGTGTCTTTGATCAGTTTCACACTAATATGTTGAAGTGTCTTTGGCAGATATCGGCAATTTCACACTAATATCCTAAGATTTTTCATGTGATTTCCATTGTTTTGCAGGTTTTAAAAAGAAGATTCAAATACTCGTGTGAAGATCTTTCCATTGAAATTTATACATCAATAGTTTAGCGCCCCAGATATGGAGCAGCAATAAAGAAACATCTCAATAAGCTTAGAACCCCTGTTAAATTCAATTGTTTTTGCATGAATCTAAGAACAATGGCTGAAGAGTCAGAACACCGGAGCCATACCAATAGGAAAGCTAGGCCCGAGAGTTTGCCAGCTCAAAAGGCCAATCAAATGGCACTCAAGAAAGCTAACTGTGGTAAAAGAACAATTGCGGCCTCTATTACAGTTAATAAAGAAAACGGGTAAACGAACAATTGCAGCCTCTATTATAGCTAACAAAGAACGGCGGGCAATTAACTTCGGCTTGATTAGGCAACTAGGACCTTTTTTTTCAACAATCCTTCCAAAATATGGGACGCAAAACTTAATAATTCGAAATTGAAAGTTGGAAATCATTATTTCTAACTTGTTTGAAGCTATGAGGATGTTGAACcacgaaaaatatatatatatatgtatcaccATGAAATTAatctaaccttttttttttttttttgggcacatCAGTATATAAGATGAcgttaataacaacaacaattatgaCAATACATTGTTTTTAATTCCATATGCAACAAACAATCTTACGAGTTTTTCTTTTACTAAATTATTCGTCtgcaacaaatttttaaaaacaataataaagtgGATATTTGAAACACAACGGATTTGATATGCGTATCTAAATATAATGGCATACGAGATCAATCTAGTGCTGAAAACAATTTGGAAAAACTTGATcatctatataaaattttttttttggatttttattaaaTGATTATTAGTTAGATAATGAAAGAAATATCTGTATCAATCGAAATggcacataattaaataaagtatAAAAGGACCTTTCATAACAAGATCCAATGTAAAGAACTTATTTGTCCCTTTATGAGCAgcttgataaaaatatatcttatataatattattatatatgcaaaattgaataaaaagcAAGTGTACACACCACAAACACAAATTGAGCAATGATTGATGGAAGCTTCACTTATTTTTCAGTTACACAAAGTGTAACACCTCCGCCATCAATAAACAACCATATTTCTTTGTTATTGTAATCTTTTCTAGTATTTTCCCatctatcttatatatataataataataatcgacaTTCCAGCACTTGTATATGCAAGTGGTAATTAAGAAGAGAATAACTAGTGAAGCtaacaaaacttaaaaattgatcTACATGATAGTGCATCCGTGGGTATCACAGTGGCTCGTATAGCAACTCCTTCCACCGCCCCAGCTCTCAAAGACTGGCCTTCCACAATACCAATCGTATTGGTAACATGGTGGTGGCCCACCATGGCCGTGAAAGCATGGCCCACCAGGATACCCACTGTAACATTGCTGACAACATACTCCGATCGGAACTAACACCggcggaggaggaggaggaggtggcTTCTGACATGGTGGTTTAGGTTCCGGAGGCTTCTGATCTGGTTGTGGTTTAGGTTCCGGAGGAGGAGGAGGCGGCTTCTGGTCTGGTTGTGGTTTAGGTTTCGGAGGAGGAGGCTTCGGATCTGGTGGTGGCTTAGATATTGGAGGCGGCTTTTTGATCTCGATGCATTTAATGGTGTCTCCTCCTTTGCAAATAATCTTTTCCCTGATCTTTTCAGGACTGCAACATACCACTTTGATTGTGACTGTGTCATTCTTCTCGTCGTATATCTGGTCTTGTATGTCTCTTgttcaaaaaaaaccaaccccaATATACAATTCCACTTAATATTTCGCTTTGCTCAAACAAAATTTatgaacaaaattatttaatagacaaataaaattcagaggaatatatatatacaattaactCACGAGGGATTTTACAGAGTATTTTTTTGACCTTCTTGTAGCATTTGCAGCACTGTAGATCCACCTTCAGCACCATTGTGGTGATCTGCTGCAGTACATAACtcgaaagaagaagaaaaaaaattaaaaaataaataaattctcacttaatttttaatactaagaaaaaaaaaataaaaaaataaacattctgATTGCAGACAAAATGATGTAAAAGAATGGAATCTGGTTCTCACATATTGAAGATGGGGACGGGAGAatgaataagaagaaaaagccaaaagaataataaaataaatgaacagAAACCACAGAaaagttaaatgaaaataataataaataaaaaaaggtaccTTTTCTCCTCCCATGGTTTTTTCTGTGAACCTCCAAGAATGATCAGAAGCTGAGCGGAGCTAAAATAATTGAACAAGAgcagaagaataataatagtaataataatataatgaaaGAGCAGGTGATCATGAATCAAAAGTTTATAGTAAAACCAATCGAAAAGTCAGATTGTCACCATCATAATAACTTGGAGTTTACTTTTCTTACATAACCAGCTAGAGAGATATGAACCTGTCAGCTTAGGCGTTGAAATTCATGGCCTATCAGTAAATGTGAGAACCAATGAGATTATTTTGACTGCTTATCCTCCAACCCTGGCTATGATTGcccaccttatattgggtcatATTTCAGCACTGGCACAGCAACAttgttgctattttttttttttttttctttttttctttttttttttgggtgccgGTTGCCAACCGGTTAAGTAACCGTACTTAACCGGTTGGATGGGCCTATGGCCCATCTATTTTGAGCCGTTATTTGTCATGAAGAATGAGCCCTTTTAGAAATTGATATTTACAATTGCTTTATTAGATTTTCCACCTA includes the following:
- the LOC107415904 gene encoding protein PYRICULARIA ORYZAE RESISTANCE 21-like isoform X5, whose product is MVLKVDLQCCKCYKKVKKILCKIPHIQDQIYDEKNDTVTIKVVCCSPEKIREKIICKGGDTIKCIEIKKPPPISKPPPDPKPPPPKPKPQPDQKPPPPPPEPKPQPDQKPPEPKPPCQKPPPPPPPPVLVPIGVCCQQCYSGYPGGPCFHGHGGPPPCYQYDWYCGRPVFESWGGGRSCYTSHCDTHGCTIM
- the LOC107415904 gene encoding protein PYRICULARIA ORYZAE RESISTANCE 21-like isoform X3, with product MMLRSASDHSWRFTEKTMGGEKLCTAADHHNGAEGGSTVLQMLQEDIQDQIYDEKNDTVTIKVVCCSPEKIREKIICKGGDTIKCIEIKKPPPISKPPPDPKPPPPKPKPQPDQKPPPPPPEPKPQPDQKPPEPKPPCQKPPPPPPPPVLVPIGVCCQQCYSGYPGGPCFHGHGGPPPCYQYDWYCGRPVFESWGGGRSCYTSHCDTHGCTIM
- the LOC107415904 gene encoding protein PYRICULARIA ORYZAE RESISTANCE 21-like isoform X4; amino-acid sequence: MGGEKQITTMVLKVDLQCCKCYKKVKKILCKIPHIQDQIYDEKNDTVTIKVVCCSPEKIREKIICKGGDTIKCIEIKKPPPISKPPPDPKPPPPKPKPQPDQKPPPPPPEPKPQPDQKPPEPKPPCQKPPPPPPPPVLVPIGVCCQQCYSGYPGGPCFHGHGGPPPCYQYDWYCGRPVFESWGGGRSCYTSHCDTHGCTIM
- the LOC107415904 gene encoding protein PYRICULARIA ORYZAE RESISTANCE 21-like isoform X2; translation: MMLRSASDHSWRFTEKTMGGEKITTMVLKVDLQCCKCYKKVKKILCKIPHIQDQIYDEKNDTVTIKVVCCSPEKIREKIICKGGDTIKCIEIKKPPPISKPPPDPKPPPPKPKPQPDQKPPPPPPEPKPQPDQKPPEPKPPCQKPPPPPPPPVLVPIGVCCQQCYSGYPGGPCFHGHGGPPPCYQYDWYCGRPVFESWGGGRSCYTSHCDTHGCTIM
- the LOC107415904 gene encoding protein PYRICULARIA ORYZAE RESISTANCE 21-like isoform X1, with translation MMLRSASDHSWRFTEKTMGGEKQITTMVLKVDLQCCKCYKKVKKILCKIPHIQDQIYDEKNDTVTIKVVCCSPEKIREKIICKGGDTIKCIEIKKPPPISKPPPDPKPPPPKPKPQPDQKPPPPPPEPKPQPDQKPPEPKPPCQKPPPPPPPPVLVPIGVCCQQCYSGYPGGPCFHGHGGPPPCYQYDWYCGRPVFESWGGGRSCYTSHCDTHGCTIM